One Avibacterium avium genomic window carries:
- the argH gene encoding argininosuccinate lyase: MALWGGRFTQAADKRFKDFNDSLRFDYRLAEQDIEGSIGWSKALVSVGVLSAQEQQQLEQALNELLIEVRSNLQGILQDDAEDIHSWVESKLINKVGNLGKKLHTGRSRNDQVALDIKMWCKQRVTELQYSIRALQTKLVETAENNQHAVMPGYTHLQRAQPITFAHWCMAYVEMLDRDYSRLSDAYQRMNTCPLGSGALAGTAYAIDREQLAQDLGFAMATRNSLDSVSDRDHIIELLSTASLSMAHLSRFAEDMIIFNSGEADFVELSDRVTSGSSLMPQKKNPDACELIRGKAGRVMGALTGMLMTVKGLPLAYNKDMQEDKEGIFDALDTWQDCLDMATFVLDDIKVNVERTREAALKGYSNATELADYLVAKGVPFRDSHHIVGETVVYAISVHKGLEDLSLEEFRQFSDVISDDVYEILSLQSCLDKRCAKGGVSPLRVAEAIAEAKERLK, from the coding sequence ATGGCACTTTGGGGTGGACGTTTCACACAAGCAGCAGATAAACGTTTTAAAGATTTCAACGATTCACTACGCTTTGACTATCGCCTTGCAGAACAGGATATTGAAGGCTCAATCGGCTGGTCAAAAGCCTTGGTCAGCGTTGGCGTGTTAAGCGCGCAAGAACAACAACAATTAGAGCAAGCCTTAAACGAACTACTGATTGAAGTGCGATCAAATTTGCAAGGTATTTTGCAAGATGACGCTGAAGACATTCACAGCTGGGTAGAAAGTAAGCTCATCAACAAAGTAGGAAATCTGGGTAAAAAATTGCACACAGGGCGTAGCCGTAATGACCAAGTGGCGTTAGACATCAAAATGTGGTGCAAGCAGCGTGTAACCGAGTTGCAATATTCCATTCGTGCCTTGCAGACCAAATTGGTGGAAACCGCAGAAAACAATCAACACGCCGTAATGCCAGGTTATACCCATTTGCAACGTGCGCAGCCCATCACGTTCGCCCATTGGTGTATGGCTTATGTGGAAATGCTCGATCGCGATTATTCACGTCTTAGCGATGCCTATCAACGAATGAACACTTGCCCGCTCGGTAGCGGTGCATTAGCAGGCACGGCGTATGCGATCGATCGTGAACAATTAGCGCAGGATCTCGGCTTTGCAATGGCAACTCGTAACAGCTTAGATAGCGTTTCCGACCGTGATCATATTATCGAATTGCTTTCCACCGCTTCGTTAAGTATGGCTCATCTTTCACGTTTTGCGGAAGATATGATTATCTTCAACAGCGGTGAAGCAGATTTCGTAGAGCTTTCTGACCGTGTTACTTCGGGTTCTTCCTTAATGCCACAGAAGAAAAATCCTGATGCTTGCGAACTCATTCGTGGTAAAGCAGGCCGCGTAATGGGCGCGCTAACTGGAATGTTGATGACAGTAAAAGGCTTGCCACTGGCTTATAACAAAGATATGCAAGAAGATAAAGAAGGCATTTTTGATGCCTTGGATACTTGGCAAGACTGTTTGGATATGGCGACTTTCGTGTTAGATGATATTAAAGTGAACGTTGAGCGCACCCGTGAAGCGGCACTAAAAGGCTATTCAAATGCCACCGAGTTAGCCGATTATTTAGTGGCAAAAGGCGTACCATTCCGCGATTCTCACCATATTGTGGGCGAAACTGTGGTATATGCCATCAGCGTACACAAAGGCTTAGAAGATCTGAGCTTAGAAGAGTTCCGCCAGTTCAGTGATGTGATCAGCGATGATGTGTATGAGATCCTATCGCTACAATCCTGCTTAGACAAACGCTGCGCCAAAGGTGGGGTGTCCCCATTACGTGTGGCAGAAGCCATTGCTGAAGCAAAAGAGCGGTTGAAATAA
- the argB gene encoding acetylglutamate kinase produces MKPLVIKLGGVLLDTPQAMENLFTALANYQQNFDRPLLIVHGGGCVVDELMQRLALPVQKKNGLRVTPADQIDIIVGALAGIANKTLEAQAAKFNLNPVGLCLADGKLTSAQAFDEALGHVANVKPNNPTLLHTLLSEAFLPIISSIAVDDQGRLMNVNADQAATAIAALIGGDLVMLSDVDGVLDANKQRLPQLNSEQIQQLIQQGVITDGMIVKVNAALDAAKMLNTGVDIANWKYPEKLTALFAGEIIGTRILP; encoded by the coding sequence ATGAAACCTTTAGTAATTAAATTAGGCGGTGTGCTATTAGATACTCCGCAAGCAATGGAAAATCTGTTTACCGCACTGGCAAATTATCAGCAAAATTTCGACCGCCCTTTGCTTATCGTACACGGTGGCGGTTGCGTGGTGGACGAATTAATGCAGCGCCTTGCATTGCCTGTACAAAAGAAAAATGGATTAAGAGTAACACCTGCGGATCAAATTGATATTATCGTCGGTGCGCTGGCAGGCATTGCCAATAAAACCTTGGAGGCACAAGCGGCAAAATTTAATCTCAACCCCGTGGGGCTTTGTTTGGCAGATGGAAAACTCACCAGCGCACAAGCCTTTGATGAAGCGCTTGGCCACGTTGCCAATGTGAAGCCAAATAATCCAACGCTTTTGCATACCTTGTTAAGTGAAGCCTTTTTACCCATTATTAGCTCCATTGCGGTGGACGATCAAGGGCGTTTAATGAACGTGAATGCAGATCAAGCAGCAACGGCAATTGCCGCATTAATTGGCGGCGATCTGGTGATGCTTTCTGATGTTGATGGTGTTTTAGATGCCAACAAACAACGCCTACCGCAGCTTAATAGTGAACAAATTCAACAGCTTATTCAACAAGGTGTGATTACAGACGGAATGATCGTGAAGGTCAATGCCGCCTTAGATGCAGCAAAAATGCTTAACACAGGCGTGGATATTGCTAACTGGAAATATCCAGAAAAATTGACCGCACTTTTTGCAGGTGAGATAATCGGCACCAGAATTTTACCGTAA
- the argC gene encoding N-acetyl-gamma-glutamyl-phosphate reductase, whose protein sequence is MQKAIIIGASGYTGAELARILTLHPAFQLNGLYVSAQSQDAHKAISDIYPQLKQIVDLPLQPLDENLTALAQQNDLVFLATAHEVSHDLAPIFLQNQCKVFDLSGAFRVNNAEFYPQYYGFEHRYPELLEKAVYGLAEWNDSAIAQTDLVAVAGCYPTVSQLSLKPLIENNLLDLNQLPIINAVSGVSGAGRKASLTNSFCEVSLNAYGVFNHRHQPEIATHLGTEVIFTPHLGNFKRGILATITAKLKDGVGEQQIREAYQQYYAHRPLVRVYEQGLPGIKAVEFTPYCDIGFAVKNGYIIIVGAEDNLLKGAAAQAVQCANIRYGFAETLGLI, encoded by the coding sequence ATGCAAAAAGCCATTATTATTGGGGCAAGTGGTTATACGGGGGCTGAACTGGCTCGTATTCTAACCTTGCACCCAGCATTTCAGCTCAATGGATTATATGTTTCAGCGCAAAGCCAAGATGCGCATAAAGCCATTTCTGATATTTATCCGCAACTGAAGCAGATTGTTGATTTACCGTTGCAACCTTTGGACGAAAATTTAACTGCACTTGCACAACAAAACGATCTGGTCTTTTTGGCCACCGCACACGAAGTTAGTCACGATCTTGCGCCAATTTTCTTGCAAAATCAATGTAAAGTGTTTGATTTATCTGGCGCATTTCGGGTAAATAATGCGGAATTTTATCCACAATATTATGGCTTTGAACATCGCTATCCTGAATTATTAGAAAAAGCGGTTTATGGTTTAGCGGAATGGAATGACAGTGCCATTGCGCAAACAGATTTAGTGGCGGTGGCTGGTTGCTATCCAACGGTTTCACAACTGAGTTTAAAACCATTAATTGAAAATAATTTATTAGATCTCAATCAGTTGCCGATCATCAATGCGGTGAGTGGCGTGAGTGGTGCGGGGCGTAAAGCCTCGCTAACCAACAGTTTTTGCGAGGTGAGCCTGAATGCTTACGGCGTGTTTAATCACCGTCATCAGCCTGAAATCGCCACCCATTTAGGCACAGAGGTGATTTTTACCCCGCACTTAGGCAATTTTAAACGGGGCATTTTAGCTACCATTACCGCCAAATTGAAAGACGGCGTGGGCGAACAGCAAATCCGTGAAGCCTATCAGCAATATTATGCGCATCGCCCTCTTGTGCGCGTCTATGAACAAGGCTTACCAGGCATTAAAGCGGTGGAATTTACGCCTTATTGCGACATCGGTTTTGCAGTGAAAAATGGCTACATTATCATTGTCGGCGCAGAAGATAATCTACTTAAAGGCGCGGCAGCACAGGCGGTGCAATGTGCAAATATTCGTTATGGTTTTGCGGAAACCTTGGGATTAATTTAG
- the argE gene encoding acetylornithine deacetylase, translating into MKKLPPFLEMYSQLIALPTISSVEAEFDQSNKALIELLATWLGDLGFKTNIIPVEGSRNKFNLLATYGEGEGGLLLAGHTDTVPFDEGRWHFDPFKLTEKDGKFYGLGTADMKGFFAFVLETLRHIDLSKLNKPLRILATADEETTLLGARTFSQHSHIRPDCAIIGEPTSLKPVRAHKGHIGQAVRIIGKTGHSSDPDKGINAIELMHEATGYLMEMRNELKAKYHHSAFAIPYPTMNFGAIHGGDAVNRICACCELHFDIRPLPQMRLEDLNEMLQEKLRPMFEKWGDLISLKALHEPTPGYECEHSAQVVQVVEKLLGEKCEAVNYCTEAPFIQQLCPTLVLGPGSIEQAHQPDEYLSAEFIKPTHELLSKLIKHFC; encoded by the coding sequence ATGAAAAAATTGCCGCCTTTCCTTGAAATGTATTCTCAGCTTATTGCATTGCCCACCATTAGTAGCGTAGAAGCAGAATTTGATCAATCGAATAAAGCTTTAATTGAATTGCTTGCCACTTGGCTTGGTGATTTAGGCTTTAAAACCAACATTATTCCCGTGGAAGGTAGCCGAAATAAATTCAATTTATTAGCCACTTATGGCGAAGGGGAAGGGGGATTATTGCTCGCAGGGCATACGGACACCGTGCCTTTCGATGAAGGACGCTGGCATTTTGATCCTTTTAAACTCACCGAAAAAGACGGCAAATTCTACGGTTTAGGCACAGCGGATATGAAAGGGTTCTTTGCGTTCGTGTTAGAAACCTTACGTCATATTGATCTCAGTAAATTAAACAAACCGTTGCGGATTCTTGCTACCGCCGATGAAGAAACCACACTTTTGGGCGCACGAACCTTCAGCCAGCACAGCCACATTCGCCCAGATTGTGCCATTATCGGCGAGCCAACTTCCTTAAAACCCGTACGCGCGCATAAAGGGCATATCGGGCAAGCGGTGCGAATTATAGGGAAAACAGGGCATTCAAGTGATCCTGACAAAGGCATCAACGCCATTGAATTAATGCACGAAGCCACGGGTTATTTAATGGAAATGCGTAATGAGTTAAAGGCAAAATATCATCATTCCGCCTTTGCCATTCCTTATCCGACAATGAATTTTGGCGCAATTCACGGCGGCGATGCGGTAAACCGTATTTGCGCGTGCTGCGAACTGCATTTTGACATTCGTCCGTTGCCACAAATGCGTCTAGAAGATCTGAATGAAATGCTACAAGAAAAGCTGCGCCCAATGTTTGAAAAATGGGGCGATCTTATTTCACTGAAAGCCTTACACGAACCTACCCCTGGTTATGAATGCGAACACTCCGCCCAAGTTGTCCAAGTGGTGGAAAAATTGCTTGGTGAAAAATGCGAAGCGGTGAACTACTGCACCGAAGCCCCTTTCATTCAACAACTTTGCCCAACATTGGTGCTAGGCCCCGGCTCAATCGAACAAGCCCACCAACCTGATGAATATCTCTCCGCCGAATTTATCAAACCCACTCACGAACTGTTGAGCAAATTGATTAAGCATTTTTGCTAA
- a CDS encoding energy transducer TonB family protein: protein MANKHRSWFGFFFSLLFHATVIGAIVYAVKVDSSANGYQADVIDNSISMEMLMGMTVEEPEPAPEPVAEPEPEPVAKETVSDPIVKPESPKPEKPKEIKKEKPKEPKKEKPQKEKQKKEKVQKKPKEKPLANKDLIKGDRNINSDAKANSVATSLGKATVSNPNLIGKGTSSNELNAYRNALRREIERHKRYPQRAKMMRKQGVVTISFSIANDGALLNASVQKSSGNADLDNAALSAVKNAKSIGPKPAGLASSMSVPINFTIR, encoded by the coding sequence ATGGCAAATAAACATCGTTCTTGGTTCGGCTTCTTCTTTTCTCTCCTATTTCACGCCACCGTGATTGGGGCGATTGTCTATGCAGTAAAAGTCGACAGCAGCGCCAATGGCTATCAAGCAGACGTGATCGACAATAGTATTTCAATGGAAATGCTAATGGGAATGACCGTTGAAGAACCTGAACCTGCGCCAGAACCTGTTGCAGAACCTGAGCCAGAGCCAGTGGCAAAAGAAACGGTGTCCGATCCCATTGTAAAACCTGAATCGCCAAAACCGGAAAAGCCAAAAGAAATTAAGAAAGAAAAACCGAAAGAGCCAAAGAAAGAAAAGCCACAAAAAGAGAAACAGAAAAAAGAAAAAGTACAGAAAAAGCCGAAAGAAAAACCATTAGCCAATAAAGATCTGATAAAAGGTGATCGCAACATCAATTCGGACGCCAAAGCCAATTCTGTTGCAACCAGTTTGGGCAAGGCAACGGTGAGCAACCCTAATTTAATCGGCAAAGGTACAAGTTCAAATGAACTCAATGCCTATCGCAATGCGCTACGCCGAGAAATTGAACGCCACAAACGCTACCCACAACGCGCCAAAATGATGCGTAAACAAGGTGTCGTAACCATTAGCTTTTCAATCGCTAATGATGGCGCATTACTCAATGCCAGTGTGCAAAAATCCTCAGGCAATGCGGATTTAGATAATGCTGCACTAAGCGCGGTAAAAAATGCCAAATCAATCGGCCCGAAACCTGCTGGTTTAGCTAGCTCAATGAGCGTACCGATTAATTTTACTATTCGATAA
- the exbD gene encoding TonB system transport protein ExbD: protein MKKFDEINIIPFIDIMLVLLAIVLITASFISQGKIQVNVPKASSTVAFKSDDLAKLLTVTETGEIFFNDKPTDLAQMEKEVASWAKDQKVTLKVDAKATFQDFVSLTDLMAKNNIKNVAIVTMKEKGK, encoded by the coding sequence GTGAAAAAGTTTGATGAAATCAATATTATCCCTTTCATTGATATTATGTTAGTGTTGCTGGCGATTGTCTTAATCACTGCGTCTTTTATTTCGCAAGGCAAAATTCAAGTGAATGTGCCAAAAGCCAGTAGCACCGTGGCGTTTAAATCGGACGATTTAGCCAAATTATTAACCGTTACGGAAACAGGCGAAATCTTTTTTAATGATAAACCGACAGATTTAGCGCAAATGGAAAAAGAAGTGGCAAGCTGGGCGAAAGATCAAAAAGTAACCCTGAAAGTGGACGCTAAAGCCACCTTCCAAGATTTTGTTAGCCTAACAGATTTAATGGCGAAAAATAACATCAAAAATGTTGCCATTGTTACAATGAAAGAAAAAGGCAAATAA
- the exbB gene encoding TonB-system energizer ExbB produces the protein MPQLFAFLQHYVDYIILGLLGLMSFIMVWFVIERFIFLSRVNVSHYTNIHELDIDLNRNLTIISTIGSNAPYVGLLGTVIGILLTFYELGNSGGDIDAAAIMLNLSLALKATAVGILVAIPSMVFYNGLQRKVEVNRLKWKALNGQKNLGA, from the coding sequence ATGCCGCAATTATTCGCATTTTTACAACATTATGTTGATTATATTATTTTAGGTTTACTCGGTTTAATGAGCTTTATTATGGTATGGTTCGTGATTGAACGCTTTATCTTTTTGAGCCGTGTGAACGTTTCGCACTACACCAATATCCACGAGTTAGACATCGATCTCAACCGTAACCTCACCATTATTTCCACCATTGGCTCAAATGCCCCTTATGTGGGTTTATTGGGTACAGTTATCGGGATTTTATTAACTTTCTATGAATTAGGAAATTCAGGTGGGGACATTGATGCCGCTGCCATTATGCTTAACCTTTCCCTTGCCTTAAAAGCCACGGCGGTGGGGATTTTAGTCGCCATTCCATCAATGGTGTTTTACAACGGCTTGCAACGCAAAGTGGAAGTCAATCGCCTAAAATGGAAAGCCTTAAACGGACAAAAAAATCTAGGGGCATAA
- the purM gene encoding phosphoribosylformylglycinamidine cyclo-ligase, producing MSKQSLSYKDAGVDINAGNALVEKIKADVKRTTRPEVIGGLGGFGALCALPSKYKEPILVSGTDGVGTKLRLAIDLNKHDTIGIDLVAMCVNDLVVQGAEPLFFLDYYATGKLDVDVAASVIKGIANGCEQSGCALVGGETAEMPGMYHQGDYDLAGFCVGVVEKSEIIDGSQVKVGDALIALGSSGAHSNGYSLIRKVIERSGIDPASAELDGKPFADQVLAPTKIYVKSILQLIKQVPVHAISHLTGGGFWENIPRVLPHNVKAVIDESSWQWPAIFNWLQEQGNIERYEMYRTFNCGVGMIIALPQDQVETALALLQQAGEKAWQIGRIESASEGEEQVVIR from the coding sequence GTGAGCAAACAATCATTAAGTTACAAAGATGCGGGTGTGGATATTAATGCCGGTAATGCCTTAGTAGAAAAAATTAAAGCCGATGTAAAACGCACCACACGTCCCGAAGTGATTGGCGGGTTGGGCGGATTTGGCGCACTTTGTGCGTTGCCGAGCAAGTATAAAGAGCCAATTTTGGTGTCTGGCACAGACGGCGTTGGCACAAAATTACGCCTTGCCATTGATTTGAATAAACACGATACCATCGGCATTGACTTGGTGGCGATGTGTGTTAATGATTTAGTGGTGCAAGGGGCTGAGCCGCTATTTTTCCTAGATTATTATGCCACAGGCAAATTAGACGTAGATGTGGCGGCCAGCGTGATCAAAGGCATTGCCAACGGTTGTGAACAATCAGGTTGCGCCTTAGTGGGCGGTGAAACCGCAGAAATGCCGGGAATGTATCATCAAGGTGATTATGATTTAGCAGGGTTCTGCGTGGGTGTGGTCGAGAAGTCAGAAATTATTGACGGCAGCCAAGTGAAAGTGGGTGATGCCTTGATCGCATTAGGCTCAAGTGGCGCGCATTCCAATGGTTATTCCTTAATTCGCAAAGTGATCGAGCGTTCAGGTATCGATCCTGCTAGCGCAGAATTAGACGGCAAGCCTTTCGCCGATCAAGTGTTAGCACCAACCAAAATTTATGTTAAATCCATTTTACAATTAATCAAACAAGTGCCTGTTCACGCCATTTCTCACTTAACGGGTGGTGGTTTCTGGGAAAATATCCCACGCGTGTTACCGCATAATGTGAAAGCGGTGATCGATGAATCAAGCTGGCAGTGGCCTGCTATTTTTAACTGGCTACAAGAGCAGGGCAATATCGAACGCTATGAAATGTATCGCACCTTCAACTGCGGGGTGGGTATGATCATCGCCTTGCCACAAGATCAAGTGGAAACCGCGTTGGCGTTATTGCAACAAGCAGGAGAAAAAGCGTGGCAGATTGGTCGCATTGAAAGTGCGAGTGAAGGCGAAGAGCAGGTTGTTATTCGTTAA
- the purN gene encoding phosphoribosylglycinamide formyltransferase produces the protein MKKIVVLISGEGQTLQSIIDACKAGDIPAQICAVIANKANAYGLQRAKMAEIPTALFERKDYADNLAMDQAIGDYIAELGADLIVLAGYMKILTAEFTQRFAGKILNIHPSLLPKYPGLHTYQRALEAGDQEHGTTVHFVNEEVDGGAIVLQAKVPIFPDDEVSDIEQRVKYQEQQIYPLVINWFVTERLRLKEGKAYLDQCALPENGYAAE, from the coding sequence ATGAAAAAGATCGTTGTACTGATTTCTGGTGAAGGACAAACCTTGCAAAGCATTATTGATGCTTGCAAGGCGGGGGATATTCCTGCGCAGATTTGTGCTGTTATCGCCAATAAAGCAAACGCTTATGGCTTACAGCGCGCAAAAATGGCTGAAATTCCTACCGCGCTTTTTGAACGCAAAGATTACGCCGATAATCTAGCAATGGATCAGGCTATCGGTGATTATATTGCTGAGCTTGGCGCAGATTTAATTGTGCTAGCTGGTTATATGAAAATCCTAACTGCTGAATTTACCCAACGTTTTGCAGGCAAAATTCTCAACATTCACCCATCACTGTTGCCAAAATATCCGGGCTTACACACTTATCAGCGCGCGTTGGAAGCGGGCGATCAAGAACACGGTACAACGGTGCATTTTGTTAATGAAGAAGTGGACGGTGGTGCGATCGTGCTGCAAGCCAAAGTGCCAATTTTTCCAGATGATGAAGTCAGTGATATTGAGCAGCGCGTGAAATATCAGGAGCAGCAAATTTATCCTTTAGTGATAAATTGGTTTGTGACTGAGCGTTTAAGGTTAAAAGAAGGCAAGGCTTATTTAGATCAGTGCGCGTTACCTGAAAATGGATATGCCGCAGAATAA
- the pyrR gene encoding bifunctional pyr operon transcriptional regulator/uracil phosphoribosyltransferase PyrR — translation MTEKVIIDENRFMRTISRIAHEIIEKHQDLDQLVIVGIKRRGAEIADLIKRKILDLTGKDLPSMDLDITFYRDDLEYIEPQNQSPVYSGTSNYLSIQDKIVILIDDVLFTGRTIRAALDALIDFGRAAKVELVIFVDRGHRELPIRADYVGKNIPTSRSEKIQVRTMKFDQCYEVVLQANNK, via the coding sequence ATGACAGAAAAAGTTATTATTGATGAAAATCGATTTATGCGAACTATCTCTCGTATTGCACACGAAATCATCGAAAAACATCAAGATTTGGATCAATTAGTCATCGTTGGCATTAAACGCCGTGGTGCGGAAATTGCTGATTTAATTAAGCGAAAAATTCTTGACCTTACAGGCAAAGATTTGCCGTCAATGGATTTGGATATTACTTTTTATCGTGATGATTTAGAATACATTGAGCCGCAAAATCAATCGCCAGTATATAGCGGCACATCAAATTATCTTAGCATACAGGATAAAATTGTTATCTTAATTGATGATGTATTATTCACTGGTCGTACAATTCGTGCTGCATTAGATGCGCTGATTGATTTTGGACGCGCAGCAAAAGTAGAATTAGTTATTTTTGTTGATCGTGGTCATCGTGAGTTACCGATTCGCGCGGATTATGTCGGGAAGAATATCCCAACCAGTCGAAGCGAGAAGATTCAAGTTCGTACAATGAAATTTGATCAATGTTACGAAGTGGTATTACAAGCAAACAACAAATGA
- a CDS encoding peptidylprolyl isomerase, whose protein sequence is MKLLKIKNLFLSAIALFAVALTAQAEERVVATVNGVPILESQVRGALGKRANTSGNRQAALNSIIDEILVQQAIQNSGVKVSSAQVDRVIEGIAAQNGLTFGQLLDALDYQGISYPQFRQQIANQLLMGEVRNKVIGESIGVNQEEVQELGQKLLQQARAQGTEKKVMGTEYKVRHILLKLNPLLNDAQAKAELNKVRSEIQSGKTTFADAALLYSKDYLSGANGGNLGFAFPEAYVPPFAKTVQTTKKGTISAPFKTEFGWHILEVTDTRQGDRTQQAYMQKAYQQLINEQIQTYSKDWLVALRKQANIQYFR, encoded by the coding sequence ATGAAACTATTAAAGATTAAGAACCTATTTCTTTCAGCAATCGCCTTATTTGCCGTAGCCTTAACCGCACAGGCAGAAGAACGTGTAGTGGCAACGGTAAATGGTGTGCCTATTTTGGAAAGCCAAGTGCGCGGAGCGTTAGGTAAACGTGCGAATACATCAGGCAATCGTCAAGCAGCGCTTAATAGCATCATTGATGAAATTTTGGTGCAACAGGCTATTCAAAATTCTGGCGTAAAAGTAAGTAGTGCGCAGGTTGATCGTGTGATTGAAGGGATTGCAGCGCAAAATGGTTTAACCTTTGGACAACTTCTTGATGCCCTTGACTATCAAGGCATTAGCTATCCCCAGTTCCGTCAGCAAATTGCTAATCAATTATTAATGGGCGAAGTGCGTAATAAAGTAATTGGTGAAAGTATTGGCGTGAACCAAGAAGAAGTTCAAGAACTTGGACAAAAACTTCTACAACAGGCGCGTGCGCAAGGTACAGAAAAGAAAGTAATGGGAACGGAATATAAAGTTCGTCATATCTTATTGAAATTAAACCCATTATTGAATGATGCACAAGCAAAAGCAGAATTAAATAAAGTGCGTAGTGAGATTCAAAGTGGAAAAACAACCTTTGCTGATGCGGCATTGTTATATTCTAAAGATTATTTATCAGGGGCGAATGGCGGTAATTTAGGTTTTGCTTTCCCAGAAGCTTATGTGCCACCTTTTGCGAAAACCGTACAAACCACCAAAAAAGGCACAATTTCTGCGCCGTTTAAAACTGAATTTGGTTGGCATATTTTAGAAGTTACCGATACCCGTCAAGGGGATCGCACACAACAAGCTTATATGCAAAAAGCGTATCAGCAGCTGATCAACGAACAGATTCAAACTTATTCGAAAGATTGGCTAGTTGCCTTGCGTAAACAAGCGAATATTCAATATTTCAGATAA
- the rsmA gene encoding 16S rRNA (adenine(1518)-N(6)/adenine(1519)-N(6))-dimethyltransferase RsmA, translated as MNSKTHLGHTARKRFGQNFLFDQNIIQSIVAAIYPQPNQFLVEIGPGLGALTEPVAEQVEHLTVVELDRDLAERLRHHPFLHQKLTVIEADAMQFDFGELYRDQHLAEKNQKLRIFGNLPYNISTPLMFHLFNYCEQIQDMHFMLQKEVVKRLCAAPNSKAYGRLTIMAQYFCQVMPVLEVPPTAFKPAPKVDSAVVRLIPHSTLPHPVKDLYWLNRVCTQAFNQRRKTLRNALSTLFSAENLTALGIDLNARAENLAIADYARLANWLADNAEKSDE; from the coding sequence ATGAATTCAAAAACACATTTAGGTCATACTGCGCGTAAACGTTTTGGGCAGAACTTTTTATTTGATCAAAATATTATTCAAAGTATTGTGGCGGCGATTTATCCTCAGCCAAATCAATTTTTAGTGGAAATTGGCCCTGGTTTGGGAGCATTAACTGAGCCTGTTGCAGAGCAAGTTGAGCATCTTACCGTGGTAGAGCTGGATCGCGACTTGGCAGAACGCTTACGTCATCATCCGTTTTTACATCAAAAATTAACGGTAATTGAAGCTGATGCTATGCAATTTGATTTTGGTGAGCTTTACCGCGATCAGCATTTAGCGGAAAAAAATCAGAAATTACGCATTTTCGGCAATCTTCCCTATAACATTTCAACGCCATTAATGTTCCATTTGTTCAACTATTGCGAACAAATTCAAGATATGCACTTTATGCTACAAAAAGAAGTGGTGAAACGTCTTTGTGCTGCACCGAATAGCAAGGCTTACGGACGTTTAACCATTATGGCGCAATATTTTTGCCAAGTAATGCCTGTCTTGGAAGTGCCACCAACAGCATTCAAGCCTGCACCAAAAGTGGATTCAGCAGTAGTGCGTTTAATTCCACACAGCACGCTTCCGCACCCTGTGAAGGATTTATATTGGCTTAATCGCGTGTGTACGCAAGCCTTTAATCAACGCCGTAAAACCTTGCGTAATGCTCTTTCTACGTTATTTTCTGCAGAAAATCTTACCGCACTTGGGATTGATTTAAATGCACGGGCAGAAAATTTGGCTATTGCTGATTATGCAAGATTAGCCAACTGGCTGGCGGATAATGCTGAAAAAAGTGATGAATAA